CCGTTCATTCCTGCATCGTTCAAATTTGCCAAGCTCAATCTCTACGCCACCATGCCTCCAACCACGATCCATCGTCGAGCCGTCGTGAGGTCCATGTATTGACAGCCCTCATTCCAACTCGCTCTTTTGGATCGCGGCTGCGCCTCCGCCGCGACGAAGGCAGTGCTCTCGTTGAATTCAGCCTCATCAGCTTTATGTTCATCATGGTCCTGTTCGGCGTGGTTGAGTTGTCGAGAATGGTTATCGTCTACACCACCATCGCCAACGCATCGCGCGCCGGGGCGCGTTACGCCATCGTCCACGGCTACTACAGGACAGGCGCCGGCTCCACCGGCCCCAGTGGCCCGGGCAGCACCACACAGGTCGAAACCGTCGTCAAAAACTTCGCCGGCGCCGGTCTCCTCGATACCACCAGACTTACCATCACGGTCAGCTATCCCGGCTCCGGAACTCCACTTAACGGTCCGGGACAGCCGGTCACTGTAAAAGTTACCTATCCCTACGACGCCATCGTTCCGTTCTTCTCCGCTCTCTTCGGGCCCACCATGGGCAGCACCAGTGAAGGCGTCATTATGTTTTGAAGGAGTCTCTGTATGCGATGGAAAGACGACGACGGACAGGCAATCGTTCTCGTGGCTGTAGCAGCCAGCTTCTTCCTCATAGGAGCAATTGGACTTGGCATCGACGGTTCACACCTCTACGCCCAGCGTCAGATGGCTCAGGCTGCCGCTGATTCCGGCGCGATCGCCGGCATCATGAGTATCTTCGACGGAACCTACAGCACTGGAGGAACCGCGTTTCCTCTCACGACGTTTACCTGCGGCACGACCGATGCCCGCACTCCCTGCGCCTACGTCAGCAAAAATGGCTTTGGAACTTCCGCAAGCGATACAGTCACCATCGACTATCCCTCGACGGCACCCGGGGTCTCTCTCGCCTCCGGAGTTCCTGCTAATCTCCTCCGTGTCACTGTCTCCCGTCAGGTCAAAACGACCATCCTGCGCATGCTCGGGATAGTCGGCGGTGGTGCTTCGGTCTCCACCGTCAAGGCCACTGCGACTGCCGCGATCGTCTCCGTCGCTTCTCCCATTCCCATTCTTGTTACTCATCCGACTCTCTCCGGTGCCTTCTCCATGAGCGGCAACCCTGCCGTCACCATCTGCGGGGGGCCGCACCGCAGCGTCCAGGTCAACTCCACCAGTTCCACTGCCAGTACATCCAATGGAGCCAAGGCCACGATCAATCTTTCACATGCCGGGCCGCCCGATCCAGGCAACTGTACGACCGGTGCTGGCGCAGATTTTGGTGCCACTGGAGGCCCATCCTCCGAAC
This region of Acidobacteriota bacterium genomic DNA includes:
- a CDS encoding pilus assembly protein, translated to MTALIPTRSFGSRLRLRRDEGSALVEFSLISFMFIMVLFGVVELSRMVIVYTTIANASRAGARYAIVHGYYRTGAGSTGPSGPGSTTQVETVVKNFAGAGLLDTTRLTITVSYPGSGTPLNGPGQPVTVKVTYPYDAIVPFFSALFGPTMGSTSEGVIMF